In Acidianus brierleyi, one genomic interval encodes:
- a CDS encoding glycosyltransferase family 4 protein: protein MEKGEKIIHVVHSFYPVVGGIEKAVYEVAKRQSKKYDVTIITSSQVPNGKDDLHVVRIRSVRPFGMPDLTIPLIIPDLSEAKVVHYHSQNSFFSYRILSKHDNNVFTIMALNSLKSHPNPVIKILSPIYSQILIKRVLKYSKRLIVKNERDKVMLEEIYGKESYIIPDGVDDMFFTVPKTSSFKEKIGGDYVLYIGRLHPLKGVNVLIKASKKINSKVVFIGPGDVNKYEKIAQKEGVKDKCIFMNYVDDLTKIAAIDSSKAVIIPSISDYVEAFSIVLSEAWSREKTVIASSVGSLPYRISNGIDGILVRPNDPEILAETVNQVVENDINLGKEGRRKVLNWDNVTEMLEKVYEE, encoded by the coding sequence ATGGAAAAAGGAGAAAAAATAATCCATGTTGTACACTCTTTTTATCCAGTAGTAGGCGGAATAGAGAAAGCCGTTTATGAGGTTGCTAAGAGACAATCTAAGAAATATGACGTTACAATTATAACATCCTCACAAGTGCCTAACGGAAAGGATGATCTTCATGTGGTAAGAATAAGAAGTGTAAGGCCTTTCGGAATGCCAGATTTAACTATACCTTTGATAATCCCAGATTTATCTGAAGCAAAGGTAGTTCATTATCATTCTCAAAATTCATTTTTCTCATATAGAATATTGTCAAAACATGATAATAACGTATTTACTATAATGGCGCTAAATTCTCTAAAAAGTCATCCTAATCCAGTAATTAAGATTCTATCACCAATATATTCGCAAATTTTAATAAAAAGGGTTTTAAAATACTCGAAAAGACTTATAGTTAAGAATGAGAGAGATAAAGTAATGCTTGAAGAAATATACGGTAAGGAATCTTATATTATACCTGACGGTGTTGATGATATGTTCTTTACTGTACCTAAAACCTCTTCCTTTAAAGAAAAAATAGGAGGAGATTATGTATTATATATTGGAAGACTTCATCCTTTGAAGGGAGTTAATGTTCTTATTAAAGCATCTAAGAAAATTAACTCAAAGGTAGTCTTTATTGGCCCAGGAGATGTGAATAAATATGAAAAAATTGCTCAAAAAGAAGGTGTTAAGGATAAGTGTATATTCATGAATTATGTTGATGATTTAACAAAAATAGCGGCAATTGATTCTTCAAAAGCTGTAATAATACCCAGTATTTCGGACTATGTAGAAGCGTTTTCAATAGTTTTGAGCGAGGCTTGGAGTAGAGAAAAAACAGTAATAGCAAGTAGTGTTGGAAGCTTGCCTTACAGAATAAGCAATGGAATCGATGGTATATTAGTACGACCTAACGATCCAGAAATACTAGCTGAAACTGTAAATCAAGTAGTTGAGAATGATATAAATCTTGGTAAAGAAGGAAGAAGAAAGGTACTAAATTGGGATAATGTAACCGAAATGTTGGAAAAAGTATATGAGGAATGA